A region of the Desulfarculaceae bacterium genome:
CGGGAACCCTGCTGGCCCGCCTTCGGGTGACGGGGCGGAGCGGAGCTTTTGTCCTGGGCCTGGGCTACGGGGTGCTCTCGGGCTCCTGCACCTTCGGCTTCATCGCGCCCATCCTGGCCATCATCACGGTGCAAAAGGACTTCCTGGCCGGCGGGGCCATGATCCTGCTCTTCGGCCTGGGCCATTGCCTGCCCATCGCCCTGGCGGGCAGCTCCACCGCGGCGGTGAGCAATCTTCTGGAGAACAGCTCCTTTCAGCAAGGCAGCCTGTGGTTCAAGCGGGCCGCCGGGGCGGGCATCGCCCTGCTGGGGGTTTACTTCATCCTTTCGCCCTGGATGGGGGCCTGAGCCGCCAGGGTAAAGAGGTAAGAGCTTGAAAAAGTCACGTATGCCCTGGGCGGTCTCGCTGGCTCTGTTGGCAATGGCAATGCTGTTGGCCACGGGGCCTGCCGCCGCCAAATCGGCCATAAACAGCCTGTCCCAGCTGGTGGAGCATTACGACTCGGCCCGCTGCGCCGAGTGTCACGGCGAGATTTACCAGCAGTGGTCCCGCTCCCACCACGCCCGCTCCATGATGGGGCTGAACAACTTCAGCTTCATGTCCAAGTACCTCAAGAAGGGCCCCCTGTCGGTCAAAAAGCCCCAGGACGCCACCCTGGCCAACTTCCCCTGCGCCAAATGCCATCTGCCACAGCTTTTAGCCACCAACGACCGGGTGGCCAAGGAGCTGGCCGAGGTGGTCTGGCGCGACGACAAGGCCACCGTGGCCAAGCTGAACATCGGCTGCCTGGTGTGCCACCAGGACAAGGCGGTGGTGCACCACCGGCCCGACACCCGGGCGCTCTACGGCGGCCGCGAGATCGAGGAGCACGAGGGGGCCTTCAGGGCGGTCAAGAAGAGCCGCTTCATGTCCTCGCCCGCCTTCTGCGGCCAGTGCCACGGCCTGGGCCCCAACTTCGAGTTCACCCCGCCCATTCAGTGCGCCACCCTCTACGGCAGCTATCTGCACGCCTACGTGGCCAGCGGCGGCTCCCAGAGCTGCCTGGACTGTCACAAGCGGGGATCGGATCATACTTTCCCGCCGGACTTCAGCGACAAGGCGGCCACCGGCAAGCTCTACGCCCGGGCCCTGCCCATGAGCGTGGAGGTGCTGCCCTACACCTTCCATCCGGGACACGGCGAGAACTTCCCCCGGGTGGTGCTCACTGCCTCCATCCAGAACCAGGCGGGCCACCGCCTGCCCGACGGCTGACCCTCCCGGGCGCAAGCGGTGCTGTATGCCACCGCCACCGACGAGCGGAACCGGGAGGTGTTCAAGGATCAGCGCGTGTTCATGCCCCAGTGCGGCGACAGCCGGGGCTCGGTGATGGTGCTGGGGCCGGACAAGAAGCTGGGCCTCCTGCGCGACACCACCTTCCAGCCCTTCGCGGCCAAGCGCGAGGTGTTCGACATCCGGCTGGCCCAACCGGCCCGGATCCTGACGCTGAGCCTGCGTTTGGTCTATCAGCTGCGGCCGGGCGACGAAATTCCGGTGCACGCCTGGAGCCGCAAGGTGGAGGTCTCCGGTTTGTTCCCCAAAAAGGCGCATAAATAAAGGGCCGCTCCGGGTGTCTCCCGGAACGGCCCCATGCTTGCTGGCTTAAAACGCTAGTTAGGCGATCATTTCCAAAAATGCCTCCACCCGCGTCTTGAGCTGCTCGGCGTCCTCCATGCTGTAGTCGGTCTCGATGCGCAGCACCGGCAGGCCGCCTACCTCCACCTTTCTCTCCATGGGGATGGCCTCCATGGCATAGGGCTGACAGAACTGGAGCCCGTAGTGGATCACGCCCTGGGCCTTGTAGTCCTCGGCCATCTGCTTGACGTGCTCGGGGCGCTCTGGGTTGGGGGTGAACACCGCGCAGTCGATCTTCCAATAGCGGTCCACGATGGCCGCCATCAGCTCCTCCATGGTCGCCCCGCTGCCGTCGGTGAGGTTGCGGGTGCCGCGCTCGCCTACGCAGGACTCCTCGCCCACCACCACCGCGCCGGCGCTCTCCACCACCCAGGGCAGCTTCCAGTTGGGCACCGCCATGGGGCAGCCGGAGAACAGGATGCGGGGCGCGCCCTGAGCCACGGCGCCCTCGCCTTTGGCGATGCGCTCCTCCAGCTCGTCGCAGATCTTGTGCACCGAGGCGGTGAAGCGCACCGGGTCGTCGTAAAAGGAAACCTGATTTATAAGAAGGGCGTCCAGGCCGGAGATGGGGGCCGGGTCGTGGGCCCGGAGCTTATACAGGCGGTGCAACGCGGCCCGCTTGTTGTTCACGATCTCGATGCCTTCTTTCAGGCGCTCAGGGGTGATCTCCACCCCGGTCAGCTCCTCCATGGCGATCTTGAAGCGCTCGTACTCCGCGGCCATCAGCGCCTTGCCCTCGTCGCTGTGCACCTGGGGCAGGTCCATGACGTAGAGGTTGGGCACCAGGTCGTTAAGGGTCTCGTAGGACTTCTTCTTGCCGTCGCAGGTGTTCTCGCCCACGATCAAATCAGCGGACTCCAGGTAAGGGCAGACCTTGCCCAGCTTGAAGCCGAAGGCGCTCTTGATCAGGGCGCAGGTGTTGCGCGGCAGATACTTGTCCACCTCCTCGGTGGCGAAGTCGGCCCCGGTGCACAGCCCCACCAGGGTGGCCCCGGTGGCCCGCACGATCTCCTCGGGCACGAACACGCAGAACGAGCCCACCACCTTCTTGCCCTCGGCCTGGCCGTCGACGAGCTCCTTGATGCGTAGGCCGTGCACCTCGCTCATCACGAAGTTGAAGTATTCCATGCCCTCGGGGCGGTCCTGCTGGCTAAGGAAAATGTCCTGATAGCCCTGGCCCAGCACGGCCAGTAGTTGGTCGTGGGCCGCCAGGTCCAGGCCCAGGCTCTGCCACATGGCGTTGTAGTCTTCGCTCATCGCTGCCTCCCAAGAAAAAAGATGGGTACGGTATCTTACTGAAATATTGAGCATAGCCGGGGAGACTTGGGCGGGCAAATCGTTAGATTCGCTGCAAAAAAAGATTACGATAGATATGGCCGATACTTCGGAAAGGTTTGGTGAAAGGCGGGGATGGGGCCGGAGAGAGGTCCAGCGCGGTCCACAAAAAACCCCGCTCCGGTTGCCCGGAGCGGGGTTTGTTTGTCTAGACTAGCCTAGACCGGCAGGAGCTGCTCCCTACCAGGAGTTGCGGGGCTTGCGCTCCTGGGCCTCGTTGACCCTGAGGGCCCTACCGCCCATATCGACGCCGTTGAGGGCCTCGATGGCCGCGTTTGCCGCCGACTCGTCCATCTCCACGAAGCCGAAGCCACGGGAACGGCCGGTCTCACGGTCGGTGATGACCCGGCTGGAAATAACGTCGCCGTGTTGGCTGAACAGTTCGGCCACGTCTTCGTCGGTGGCGGACCAGGGCAGGTTGCCCACATAGATCTTCTTGTTCACGTATCACTCTCCAAACAAAAGAAAAACCGGCTACCCCGCCGATGGGGTAGCATCCGCGATCCTAATCAAGCCTTGGGTATGCCAGCTGTATTTCGGCGCGGCCGCGCCTTATCAGACAAGTGCAATCTCGGGCTCCGAATGGGATCAATATTAAGGCTAATACCACTAGTAAGTTTGGATGTCAATCGGGGATTCAATAATTTTTTACCGTATCAAGGCAGGTTAGCGCCTGTTTCACACGTTCTTGCGCGCCCCGCCCAGCTTCATTACTTCTTTTTTGCGCAGTCTGATCGACTTGGGAGTCACCTCCACCAGCTCGTCGTCGGCGATGTACTCCATGGCCTGCTCCAGCGTGAAACGCCGGGGCGGGATCAGGCGCAGCGCCTCGTCGGCCCCGGAGGCGCGCATGTTGGTGAGCTTCTTTTCCTTGGTGATGTTCACCGCGATGTCGATGGCCCGCGAGTTCTGGCCCACGATGAGCCCGGGGTAGGAGGGCTCGCCCGGGCTCACGAAGATGGAGCCGCGGGGCTGCAAGTGGTAGATGGCGTAAGCCACCGCCTTGCCCGAGCGGTCGCTGACCAAGGAGCCGTTGCCCCGGCCGGCCACCTCGCCCGCATAGGGGGTGTGGCCGATCACCAGGGTGGTGAGGATGCCCGAGCCCCGGGTGTCGGTGAGGAACTGGGAGCGGTAGCCGATGAGCCCCCGGGTGGGGATCTCGAACTCCAACCGGGCCCGGCCCAGGCCGTTGTTGAGCATCTTGGTCATCTTGCCCCGCCGGGCGGAGAGCTTCTCGGTGACCACGCCCACGTACTCGTCGGGCACGTCCACCACGGCCAGCTCCAGGGGCTCCATGAGCTTGCCGTCCTTGGTCTGGGTGATGACCTTGGGCTTGGACAGGGACAGCTCGAAGCCCTCGCGGCGCATGGTCTCCACCAACACGGCCAGCTGCAGCTCGCCCCGGGCGCTCACCTTGAACGAATCGGTGCCCTCGCCGGGCTCCACCCGGATGGAGACGTTGTACAGGGTCTCTTTTTCCAGGCGGGCTTTGATCTGGCGGGTGGTGATCAGCTTGCCCTCGGTGCCGGCCAGGGGGGAGGTGTTGATGGAGAACTCCATGGACATGGTGGGCTCTTCCACGCTGATGGAGGGCAGGGGGCGGGGGTCGTCGGGGTCGCCCAGGGTGTCGCCGATGAAGGCCTCCTCCACCCCGGCCACGGCCGCGATGTCCCCGGCCTGAATCTCCTCCACCGACACCCGCTCCAGGCCCTTGTAGGTGTAGACCTGGCTCAGGTTGTAGGTCCCCTCCATCTCGCCCTTTTTCAAAAGGGCCACCGGCTCCCCGGCGGTGAGCACCCCGCCCACGATCTTGCCCACCGCGATGCGGCCCACGTAGTCCGAGTAGTCCAGGTTGGTCACCAGGAAGCGCAAGGGCGAATCGGGATCGTAGCTGGGGGCGGGGATGTGCTCGAGGATCGCCTCGAACAGGGGCTTCAGGTCCGAGCCTTCGTCCTCGGGCTCGGTGAGGGCGATGCCCGCCTTGGCGTTGGTGTAGAGCACCGGAAAATCCAGCTGCTCCTCGCTGGCGTCCAGGTCTATGAGCAGGTCGTAGAGCTCGTCCAGCACCTCGTTGATGCGCCGGTCCGGGCGGTCGATCTTGTTGATCACCGCGATCAGGGGCAGGCCCTTGGCCAGGGACTTGGAGAGCACGAAGCGGGTCTGGGGCAGGGGCCCCTCGCTGGCGTCCACCAGGAGCATCACCCCGTCCACCATGTTCAGGGTGCGCTCCACCTCGCCGCCGAAGTCGGCGTGGCCCGGGGTGTCCACGATGTTCAGCTTAACCCCGCCCCAGGTGACGGCGGTGTTCTTGGCCATGATGGTGATGCCCTTTTCCCGTTCCAGGTCCAGGGAGTCCATCACCCGCTCGTTCACCTGCTCGTTGGCGCGGAACACCCCGCTCTGCCAGAGCATGGCGTCCACCAAAGTAGTCTTGCCGTGGTCAACGTGGGCCACGATGGCCAGGTTTCGCAGGTCCTCGCGGATGATTGTGCCGCTCATGATTCGCCGTCCGTCTTAAACCAAATCATTAAGCCCCTGGGCCGAACAAGGACCAGGGGCGTGAGAAATATGCCTCAACCCATACCACAAAACCTCCTTTTGCGCCGCTATGGCCAGGATAAGAAAGCGCGGCCCGGGGCGGTGAGAGCGGTCCGTTATATTTTGTTAACTATAGCGAGCGCCCATACACCTGCACTTTTATCGCGTATAAAGTTTTTTCATTTTTATTTCACTTAAAATGAAATTCTTGTTGACTTGGGGGCCCTATCCGATAAGAAAATAGAGCCACAATCAAAACATTGGCCAACCATATCCGGCCACCCCGGCGGAGAAGCGCAGATGTCCCAACCTTTGAAGCGCAACACCCTTAAAGAACAGGCATATCTCGCCTTGCGCGAGATGATTGCCGGGCAGCGCTTCTCTTCGGGCACCTGGATCAACGCCGAGCTTTTGGCCAAGGAGCTGGGAGTAAGCCGCACTCCGGTGTGGCAGGCGCTCAAGCAGCTGGAGGCCGAAGGGCTGGTGCAACACGTGCCCAACCGGGGCGTGCGCATGGTGGAGATGACTCCGGAAATGGCCGTGGATTTGTATGAAGTTCGCGGGGTTCTGGAAGCTCTCGCCGCCCGGCTCATGGCCCGCGAACCTTCGGCCAAGGCTCTGGCGCGCATGGAAAAAATACTATCCCGCCAGGAGCGCTCGGTGGCCGAGGGCGACTCGGCGGCCTATTCCCGCACCGACTTCGAGTTCCACCAGGTGCTCTACGAGGCCTGCGGCAACTGGCTTCTCCGCGAACAACTCGATGGGGTCAAGAGCAAGGCCCGTCCCTTTGTGCGCGATATCTCTCCTATTTTGCCGGAACTCTACCAAGACCATCACAACCTGATCCTGGCCCTGAAGGCCTGCGACGAAGACGCGGCGGCCCAAGCCATGATGGAGCACAACCGCCGGGTTCGCCGGCTGGTGGAGCGCACTCAACTGGGCCGGGAGACCCCGGCGCAATCCCCGGATCGGGCAAGTTGATGGTTGACAAACGATCGGCGATTTTGATACCAAACCGTTTTAGTAAAACGGTTTAGTAAAACGTTAAACCAAACGGCGGGGGAACGCGGCCATGCCGCTCCCGCCGGCTTGCCCACTGTTGGGGAATATGACCAGGACGCACAAAAAGGTGACAATCAAGGACATCGCCCGCATCGCGGAGGTGTCCCCCACCACCGTCAGCCTGGTGTTGAACAACAAGAAAGGCGTGGGCAAGGAAACCCGCTACCGCATTCTGCGCGTGGCCAGCGAGCTCAAATACACCCCCAATCTCATGGCCCGTTCCCTGGCCAAGAACCACAGCGACATCATCGCCCTGACCATCCTGCAAGCCCGCAACTCGCTGTTCATGGAGATCGCCGAGGGCGCCGCCGAGGTGCTCAAGGAAAACGGCTACTCCATCATGATGGCCTCCACCTTCGACGACCCGGACCTAGAGACCAAGGAGCTTTCCAGCGCGCGGGCCCGGGGGGTGGACGGGTTCCTCATCACCTCGGCCCAGGTGGAGAGCCCGGGCATCAAGGAGCTGGTGGAGGACGGGGTGCCCCTGGTTTCGGTGCTCCGGCGGGTGCCGGGGCTGGGCGAGCTCAATTATGTGATGGAAGACTCCTGCAAGGGGGGCTACCTGGCGGCGGAGCACCTGATCAAGCTGGGCCACAAGCGCATCGGCATCATCAAGGGCACCCCCAACACCACCACCGGCATCGGCCGCTTCGAGGGTGCGGTGGCCGCCCTCAAGGAGCACAAGGTCGCGGTGGACCCCAAGCTGTTCTCCCCCGGCGAGTTCACCCGGGGCGCGGCCTACCTGGCCGCCCTGCACATGCTCCAGCTCTCGGACAAGGAGCGCCCCAGCGCCATCTACGCCTGCAACGACGATATGGCCATGGGCGCCTTGGAAGCCGCCCTGGACATGGGCATGAGGGTGCCCGAGGACCTGGCCCTGGTGGGTTTCAACAACGCGGCCTACACCTCGCTGCCCACGGTGAGCCTCACCACCATCGACGTGCAGGCCCATGAGATGGGGCGCCTGGGAGCCGAGCGCCTCATCGACCTGATCAACAAGAAGCGGGGCTGGGACAAGCCCCTGCAAGTGGTTATGGAGCCCAAGCTGATCGTACGCAAGAGCTGCGGCTCCCAGAGCGGGCAAGAGGCCGCCTCCTAGACCGGGGAGGCGCCGGCCCCGAGGGACCCGGCCCATAAACGAGGATGCAAAGAAATGGCACTAGCCTTTGAAAAGCTGCACTGGCACAGCAAGCTGGACGTGGCCGAGTATCTGGTCCCCACCAGCCTGGACCAGGCCCTGGACATGCTGGCCTCCCACGGCGGCAAAGCCCACGTCATCGCCGGGGGCACCGATGTGATCCCCGAGCTGCGCAGCAAGAAGCTCGACGCCGCCGCCCTGGTGGACGTCTCGCGCCTGCCCGGAATGGACGGCATCGAAACCGACGGCGACGACATCGTCATCGGCGGGGGCGTGACCCACGCCGCGGCCGCCGCCTCGCCCCTGATCAAGGAAAAAGCCACCGTCCTGGCCACCGGCTGCGGCTGGGTGGGCTCTCCCCAGATCAGGAACGTGGCCACCCTGGCCGGCAACCTGGTCTCCGGCCAGCCCGCGGCCGATGCCTCGGTGCCGCTGTTGGCCCTGGACGCCGAAGTGACCATCGCCTCGCCCCAGGGCGAGCGCGTGGTGCCGCTCAGCGAGTTCTTTCTGAGCGTGGGCAAGACGGTGGTGGACCCCAGCAAGGAGATCCTTACCGCCATCCGCTTCAAGGCCCTGGGCCAAGGCCAAGGCTCTTCCTACCTGCGCCTGGCCAAGCGCAAGGCACTCAACCTGCCCATCCTGGTCTGCGCGGTGAAGGCCACCGCCGGCGAGGACCTGGCCAGCATCGCCTCGGCGGCCATCGCCCTGGGGCCGGTGGCCCCCACGCCCCTGCGCGAGAAGGGCTCCGAGGATTTCGTGGCCGGCAAGCCCGCCACCCTGGAGGTCTGCGCCCAGGCCGGCGAGCTGGCCGTCAACACCTGCAGCCCCCGCGACAGCCTGCTGCGGGGTTCCTGCGACTACCGCACCGAGATGGTCAAAGTCTTCGTGCGCCGTGGCCTGGCCGCCGCTCTGGCCCAGGCCGGCTGCACGGTTAAGTAAGGGGGCGCTCATGAGCACTGTGGAGCTTTCTTTCAAACTGAACGGACAGGAAACCACGGTAAGCGTGTCCCCGGACACCCTGATGGTGGATCTGCTGCGCGAGGGCCTGGGCCTGACCGGCACCAAGGCCGGCTGCCGCGAGGGCGAGTGCGGGGCCTGCACCGTCCTGGTGGACGGCACGCCGGTGAACTCCTGCCTCATGCCCGCCATCAAGGCCCAGGGCCGCGAGGTCACCACCATCGAAGGCCTGGAGATGGCCGACGGCACCCTGGCCCCCTTGCAGGAGGCCTTCATGGGCGAAGGCGCGGCCCAGTGCGGCTTCTGCACCCCGGCCATGATCCTCACCGCCACCGCCCTGCTCAAAGAAAACCAGGACCCCGACGAAGGCGAGATTCGTCACGCCCTCTCCGGGGTCATCTGCCGCTGCACCGGCTACCGCAAGATCGTGCAGGCGGTGCAGACCGCGGCCAAGGCCCGGTCCTAGGTAAGGGGAAAGTCGAAATGCAAGACAAGACCCAAGACAAGACCCAGACCCAGGTGCTGACCAGGGAGGACACCGACCTGGCCCGCCGGCTGCGCACCGCCGACAAGCCCCTGACCGTGGCCGGAACCTCCGTACGCCGCCGCGACGACCCGCTCAAGGTCACCGGCAAGCTCAAGTACGGGGCGGACTATCCGGCCGAGGGCTTCCTCTTCGGCAAGATTCTCCGGAGCCCGCACCCCCACGCCCTGATTAAGTCCATCGACACCAAAAAGGCCAAGGAGCTCGAAGGCGTGGCGGCGGTGCTTACCGCCGAGGACGTGCCCGGGCGCAACGGCTTCGGGGCCATCATCCCCGATCAGCCGGTCATCTGCGGGGACAAGGTGCGCTTCATCGGCGACGGCGTGGCCCTGGTGGCCGCGGAGACCGAGACCATCGCCCACGAGGCCCTGAAGCTCATCGAGGTGGAGTACGAGGTCCTGCCCGGGATCTTCGACCCCCGCGACGCCATGGCCCCGGACGCCCCCAAAATTCACGAGAAGGGCAACATCCTCTCCGACGACAAGCTGGTCAAGGGCGACGTGGAGATGGGCTTCGCCGAGGCCGACGTGATCCTGGAGCGCACCTATCAGGTGCCCTTCCTGGAGCACGCCTACCTGGAGCCCGACACGGTGATGGCCATTCCCCAGCCCGACGGGGTGATGCTCATCGAGGGGCCCATGCAGGCGCCCTTCACCACCCGGCGCAACGTGGCCCCGGTGTTGGGCGTGCCCATCAACCGGGTGCGGGTCCGCCAGATCCACATGGGCGGCGGCTTCGGCGGCAAGGAAGACTCGCCCATCGACCTGGCCTGCCGCGCGGCGGTCTTGGCCGTGCACACCGGCCGCCCGGTGAAGATCACCCTGGAGCGCGAGGAGGTCACCATCCAGACCGCCAAGCGCCACCCCATGATCATGGAGGTGAAGCTGGGCGCCAAAAAGGACGGCACCCTCACCGCCTTCCAGGGCGTGATCTACGACGAGCAGGGGGCCTATGCCTCCCTGGGGCCCAAGATTCCCCCGGCCGGCGGCAGCCACGTGCACGCCATGGTCATGATGCCCGGGCCCTACGAGATTCCCAACGCCAAGGTGGACGCCTACCTGCTGTTCACCAACCATCCCTACGGCGGGGCCATGCGCGGTTTCGGCGCGCCCCAGGTGCACATCGCCCATGAGCAGATGATGGACGAGATGGCCGCCGAGTTGGGCCTGAGCCCGGTGGAGATGCGGCGCAAAAACGCCTTCAAGCTGGGCTCCCAGACCGCCACCGGCCAGGTGCTCAACCAGAGCGTGGGCCTGAGACAGACCTTGGAATCCTGCGCCGAGCGCTTCGGCTGGGACGAAAAATACGCCGCCAGCGGTTGGGCTGACGAGGCCCACACCAAGCGGCGCGGCGTGGGCGTGGCCATGGGCTGGTACCGCACCAGCATCGGCACCAACGGCGACGGCTGCGGCGCGGCGGTGCACCTGCACGAGGACGGCTCGGTGCTTCTGTACTCCGGCA
Encoded here:
- a CDS encoding cytochrome c family protein is translated as MKKSRMPWAVSLALLAMAMLLATGPAAAKSAINSLSQLVEHYDSARCAECHGEIYQQWSRSHHARSMMGLNNFSFMSKYLKKGPLSVKKPQDATLANFPCAKCHLPQLLATNDRVAKELAEVVWRDDKATVAKLNIGCLVCHQDKAVVHHRPDTRALYGGREIEEHEGAFRAVKKSRFMSSPAFCGQCHGLGPNFEFTPPIQCATLYGSYLHAYVASGGSQSCLDCHKRGSDHTFPPDFSDKAATGKLYARALPMSVEVLPYTFHPGHGENFPRVVLTASIQNQAGHRLPDG
- a CDS encoding 2-hydroxyacyl-CoA dehydratase family protein is translated as MSEDYNAMWQSLGLDLAAHDQLLAVLGQGYQDIFLSQQDRPEGMEYFNFVMSEVHGLRIKELVDGQAEGKKVVGSFCVFVPEEIVRATGATLVGLCTGADFATEEVDKYLPRNTCALIKSAFGFKLGKVCPYLESADLIVGENTCDGKKKSYETLNDLVPNLYVMDLPQVHSDEGKALMAAEYERFKIAMEELTGVEITPERLKEGIEIVNNKRAALHRLYKLRAHDPAPISGLDALLINQVSFYDDPVRFTASVHKICDELEERIAKGEGAVAQGAPRILFSGCPMAVPNWKLPWVVESAGAVVVGEESCVGERGTRNLTDGSGATMEELMAAIVDRYWKIDCAVFTPNPERPEHVKQMAEDYKAQGVIHYGLQFCQPYAMEAIPMERKVEVGGLPVLRIETDYSMEDAEQLKTRVEAFLEMIA
- a CDS encoding RNA-binding protein; the encoded protein is MNKKIYVGNLPWSATDEDVAELFSQHGDVISSRVITDRETGRSRGFGFVEMDESAANAAIEALNGVDMGGRALRVNEAQERKPRNSW
- the typA gene encoding translational GTPase TypA, with amino-acid sequence MREDLRNLAIVAHVDHGKTTLVDAMLWQSGVFRANEQVNERVMDSLDLEREKGITIMAKNTAVTWGGVKLNIVDTPGHADFGGEVERTLNMVDGVMLLVDASEGPLPQTRFVLSKSLAKGLPLIAVINKIDRPDRRINEVLDELYDLLIDLDASEEQLDFPVLYTNAKAGIALTEPEDEGSDLKPLFEAILEHIPAPSYDPDSPLRFLVTNLDYSDYVGRIAVGKIVGGVLTAGEPVALLKKGEMEGTYNLSQVYTYKGLERVSVEEIQAGDIAAVAGVEEAFIGDTLGDPDDPRPLPSISVEEPTMSMEFSINTSPLAGTEGKLITTRQIKARLEKETLYNVSIRVEPGEGTDSFKVSARGELQLAVLVETMRREGFELSLSKPKVITQTKDGKLMEPLELAVVDVPDEYVGVVTEKLSARRGKMTKMLNNGLGRARLEFEIPTRGLIGYRSQFLTDTRGSGILTTLVIGHTPYAGEVAGRGNGSLVSDRSGKAVAYAIYHLQPRGSIFVSPGEPSYPGLIVGQNSRAIDIAVNITKEKKLTNMRASGADEALRLIPPRRFTLEQAMEYIADDELVEVTPKSIRLRKKEVMKLGGARKNV
- a CDS encoding GntR family transcriptional regulator, which codes for MSQPLKRNTLKEQAYLALREMIAGQRFSSGTWINAELLAKELGVSRTPVWQALKQLEAEGLVQHVPNRGVRMVEMTPEMAVDLYEVRGVLEALAARLMAREPSAKALARMEKILSRQERSVAEGDSAAYSRTDFEFHQVLYEACGNWLLREQLDGVKSKARPFVRDISPILPELYQDHHNLILALKACDEDAAAQAMMEHNRRVRRLVERTQLGRETPAQSPDRAS
- a CDS encoding LacI family transcriptional regulator gives rise to the protein MTIKDIARIAEVSPTTVSLVLNNKKGVGKETRYRILRVASELKYTPNLMARSLAKNHSDIIALTILQARNSLFMEIAEGAAEVLKENGYSIMMASTFDDPDLETKELSSARARGVDGFLITSAQVESPGIKELVEDGVPLVSVLRRVPGLGELNYVMEDSCKGGYLAAEHLIKLGHKRIGIIKGTPNTTTGIGRFEGAVAALKEHKVAVDPKLFSPGEFTRGAAYLAALHMLQLSDKERPSAIYACNDDMAMGALEAALDMGMRVPEDLALVGFNNAAYTSLPTVSLTTIDVQAHEMGRLGAERLIDLINKKRGWDKPLQVVMEPKLIVRKSCGSQSGQEAAS
- a CDS encoding FAD binding domain-containing protein — translated: MALAFEKLHWHSKLDVAEYLVPTSLDQALDMLASHGGKAHVIAGGTDVIPELRSKKLDAAALVDVSRLPGMDGIETDGDDIVIGGGVTHAAAAASPLIKEKATVLATGCGWVGSPQIRNVATLAGNLVSGQPAADASVPLLALDAEVTIASPQGERVVPLSEFFLSVGKTVVDPSKEILTAIRFKALGQGQGSSYLRLAKRKALNLPILVCAVKATAGEDLASIASAAIALGPVAPTPLREKGSEDFVAGKPATLEVCAQAGELAVNTCSPRDSLLRGSCDYRTEMVKVFVRRGLAAALAQAGCTVK
- a CDS encoding (2Fe-2S)-binding protein, with the translated sequence MSTVELSFKLNGQETTVSVSPDTLMVDLLREGLGLTGTKAGCREGECGACTVLVDGTPVNSCLMPAIKAQGREVTTIEGLEMADGTLAPLQEAFMGEGAAQCGFCTPAMILTATALLKENQDPDEGEIRHALSGVICRCTGYRKIVQAVQTAAKARS
- a CDS encoding xanthine dehydrogenase family protein molybdopterin-binding subunit gives rise to the protein MQDKTQDKTQTQVLTREDTDLARRLRTADKPLTVAGTSVRRRDDPLKVTGKLKYGADYPAEGFLFGKILRSPHPHALIKSIDTKKAKELEGVAAVLTAEDVPGRNGFGAIIPDQPVICGDKVRFIGDGVALVAAETETIAHEALKLIEVEYEVLPGIFDPRDAMAPDAPKIHEKGNILSDDKLVKGDVEMGFAEADVILERTYQVPFLEHAYLEPDTVMAIPQPDGVMLIEGPMQAPFTTRRNVAPVLGVPINRVRVRQIHMGGGFGGKEDSPIDLACRAAVLAVHTGRPVKITLEREEVTIQTAKRHPMIMEVKLGAKKDGTLTAFQGVIYDEQGAYASLGPKIPPAGGSHVHAMVMMPGPYEIPNAKVDAYLLFTNHPYGGAMRGFGAPQVHIAHEQMMDEMAAELGLSPVEMRRKNAFKLGSQTATGQVLNQSVGLRQTLESCAERFGWDEKYAASGWADEAHTKRRGVGVAMGWYRTSIGTNGDGCGAAVHLHEDGSVLLYSGITEMGQGAFTVLPQICAEELGVEPEDVRIVQPDTDLVPESGPTVGSRSTTLMGNAIILAARQVKESLMDTASMMLMVPTERLEAKNRKIYDRENPEKSLEFAAVAGATMAAGKRMIGQGWWTPPKPSLDGHTGQGAPYHVYTYSTHMVQVVVDVETGEVALEDYVAAFDVGKAINPKALEGQIEGGVAMGLGYALMEEVVLDQGVTQNPSLQGYLVPTMLDVPDIQPVILEETNEMGPYGAKGIGEMPNIPATPAILNAITHACGGRVRRLPADPERIFWAMKEAGGPPQD